In Clostridium omnivorum, the DNA window GTATAAATTTTTAGGAGAAGGAATCAGCAGAAGGGTTTATGACCTTAATAATGGACTTGTACTAAAACTAGCTAAGGATAGGGAAGGACACTATCAAAATAGGATTGAAAACTATGTATATACTACAGCTAGTGAAGAGCAGAAAAAATATCTATGTCCTATACTATATTACTCACCTAGAATAGTTATAATGAAAAAGGCAAAGCCACTAACCGATACAATTAATAGTAAAACTCTAGACTTAAAAACTGTGAGAAATGAAGATAGAGCTGAAGATGAAATAAATGCTTTAGCAGAGGAATTTTACTTATACTATGATGACGTGATAGCAGTAAACTCCTGGGGTAATTTAGATGGTGTTAATGTGCTTATAGACTATGGCTGTACCAGCGAGACAGGGGATCTTTACTATCACATGCTTTTTTGGCTTTATGAGGTAAATAAATCAGAAAGAAATTAAAAGATTAGGAGCATACTTGGATTTGTATTTACACAAAGCTAAGTATGCTCCCAACTTTATGGGATATATGAATGTAATGCTTTTAAAGCTTACAATATTCTAGCTCCTTCCATGCTGTCCAAATTATATTCGATATCGATATTTTTTCTTGTTAGTGGAATAATCTTAAAATTCCAAGGAAGTATTTCAACAGTGTGTATTGCATTAAGTATATCAGTTTGGATAGATTTAATCTTTTTCATACTACAGAATTTACTATATTTGATTCCAATTATGTACAGAGGAAAGTCTTTTGATAAATTTAATTTTTTTATAGAAATATATGCCTTCTTTATTTCCTTGTGCTTTTCTAGTTCAGCTTTTATCTTGTCTAATGTTCTGGAAGATAAATCATGAAGCATAAATTCATCACTTCTATATAGATTGCTTCTTTCATCCACTACTTCTTCGTTAGTTTTCATAAACTTTACTGCGTATTCATAATAGTTAATTGCTTCAGTTCTATTGTTATTGTATAAATAATAATTATATAGATGAAAGCAGCATTGAGGGATAATCTGTATATCTTCCTCCATAAGGGTTTTAAAGATAGCCACTCCTTCATCATCACCGGTTTGAAGTAGGATTCGAGCTATGTGGAATCTAGCTCCAATACTTTGCTTGTCCGCGTTTTCTGCTTCCTTGAATACTTTAAGCGCGGCATCTAAGCCTTCAAGTTCCTCAACTATAAAACCTTTATCAATCCACTGCTTACTATCTAATCCTGTTTCTTTTTCTGTGGCATCCAGTTTTTCTAGTGAACCATTCAATTCATTTATGTATTTATAATACCCTTCCCAACGTTCCTTGGAAAGCTCTGACCATTTGGCACTCATATTGTTTAATATATTATCTGCTTCATTTTTAAACAAAGTTCTTATTGCACTCTCATAAGTATCTTTAAAAATTGATATTAAATCTCCATTAAATCTTCCGTCAAGTGCAGGTAATGAAGCACCTAAGGCTTCTGCCCTTTCCAAAATAGAAGGGTGAGTACTTCCTGGTAAAGA includes these proteins:
- a CDS encoding M48 family metalloprotease — its product is MKKSIKFKEKVIGTLDSLLTLGMLLLYLLVFIFIIAFLTLGFEGGDGLAVTIITLSLFEVPLIIIFYMLSKILFSIFFRKDDKADMFVINKNDFPQLYETINDIRTMCKCPKIHIIALDYSNNAYIKEGSRFYISKWRKRYLVIGVPLLLLLNEKELKGVIAHECGHLSKLHSRSAERIAWKIDGLKKHLDKLKNKGKHTSLMGRLTKRYLIILNNLYFQLSKNHELEADIISSKVVSKQNLINSLIKMSFYDGIFSRYFWNYITELNKKEEKVPDNIFIMMERAMKGNLEISEEVYKSFLEEIKNRHSLPGSTHPSILERAEALGASLPALDGRFNGDLISIFKDTYESAIRTLFKNEADNILNNMSAKWSELSKERWEGYYKYINELNGSLEKLDATEKETGLDSKQWIDKGFIVEELEGLDAALKVFKEAENADKQSIGARFHIARILLQTGDDEGVAIFKTLMEEDIQIIPQCCFHLYNYYLYNNNRTEAINYYEYAVKFMKTNEEVVDERSNLYRSDEFMLHDLSSRTLDKIKAELEKHKEIKKAYISIKKLNLSKDFPLYIIGIKYSKFCSMKKIKSIQTDILNAIHTVEILPWNFKIIPLTRKNIDIEYNLDSMEGARIL